One Acinetobacter colistiniresistens DNA segment encodes these proteins:
- a CDS encoding potassium channel family protein, translating to MAQFAVIGLGSFGATVALELTKLNHDVIGLDTLKRNVENLADRITHAVIADATDEHVLEELNIQNCDAVVVAIGEDIEASILCVLNLKNLGVEKILVKAKTKAHHTILSHLNVSKIIHPEEDMGVRVAQALNYPMVSRYMALDDDHYIVKVPVNEKLNQVNLSGILKQEPNIKLLLLKRDQQILYETDANFTLKTDDVLILEGSLSHLRKFSGCFV from the coding sequence ATGGCACAGTTTGCAGTCATTGGTTTAGGTAGTTTTGGGGCAACTGTTGCATTGGAACTCACCAAACTTAATCATGACGTCATTGGACTTGATACCCTCAAACGCAATGTCGAAAATTTGGCTGATCGGATTACCCATGCAGTAATTGCCGATGCCACCGATGAACATGTTTTGGAAGAACTGAATATCCAGAATTGTGATGCAGTTGTGGTTGCCATTGGTGAAGATATTGAAGCCAGTATTCTATGTGTTTTAAATCTAAAAAATCTTGGCGTTGAAAAAATTTTGGTCAAAGCCAAGACCAAGGCTCATCACACCATCCTTTCTCATTTAAATGTCAGTAAAATTATACATCCTGAAGAAGATATGGGCGTTCGTGTAGCGCAAGCCTTAAATTATCCAATGGTGAGTCGTTATATGGCACTGGATGATGATCACTATATTGTAAAAGTCCCTGTTAATGAAAAACTCAACCAAGTCAATTTATCAGGCATCTTAAAACAAGAACCGAATATCAAATTGTTATTACTCAAGAGAGATCAACAGATTCTCTATGAAACAGATGCCAATTTCACGCTAAAAACGGATGATGTTCTGATTCTAGAAGGCTCTCTCAGTCATCTTAGAAAATTTTCAGGATGCTTTGTATAA